Proteins co-encoded in one Nematostella vectensis chromosome 15, jaNemVect1.1, whole genome shotgun sequence genomic window:
- the LOC5522320 gene encoding synaptotagmin-10 isoform X2 yields MGLPRQFVSYCNKLDVKLKVAIGFGVVCAAVLIAVLIVLVYKIIVLRAMTRKSQRPPERKIFHRGPSLKESDFSRAPQQRRHRPLMKTDSSASDITIGAWRAANLSPSSDSSDCNGNPFEQSLGCGKLEFSIMYDTTCECLRVQVLKANNLSVPEATTYVEVFLLPDKIEKYQTKVKYKNSNPVFNETFEFDVAFSELSERTLQFCINDYDGYSRHQALGEVFHSFDVNVNMQEDTVVIYEKDIRRDIFTFREENQVRKGEVLLSLCYLPTSGRLTFVVLKARLSSKEFGDQLPNPLVKVSLMVSGRQIKKTKTSVMHGTLRPVYNEAFVFDIPVERLSDVSLLVRMLHSDENRCQTIAKTVVGPDSQTSIGLHHWNCMMTSPRKPIAQWHPLLNS; encoded by the exons ATGGGGTTGCCGAGACAATTTGTCTCGTACTGCAATAAGCTAG ATGTGAAACTCAAGGTAGCTATTGGTTTTGGCGTGGTATGCGCTGCCGTCCTAATTGCTGTGTTGATAGTCCTTGTGTACAAGATCATCGTCTTGAGAGCCATGACTCGTAAGAGTCAGCGGCCTCCCGAAAGGAAGATATTCCACCGCGGGCCTTCCTTGAAGGAGAGCGACTTTTCCCGCGCCCCGCAGCAACGACGACATCGACCACTCATGAAAACAGACAG CTCTGCTTCTGATATCACGATCGGGGCATGGCGTGCTGCGAATCTCAGCCCTTCCAGTGATTCTAGTGACTGTAATGGCAACCCATTTGAGCAAAGTCTGGGCTGCGGTAAGCTGGAGTTTTCGATAATGTACGACACGACATGCGAATGTCTTCGAGTGCAAGTTCTCAAGGCAAATAATCTGAGTGTGCCTGAGGCGACAACATACGTGGAGGTGTTTCTACTGCCTGACAAG ATTGAGAAATACCAGACCAAAGTGAAATACAAGAATTCCAACCCTGTCTTCAATGAGACGTTTGAGTTCGATGTGGCCTTCTCAGAGCTCTCGGAGCGAACCTTACAGTTTTGTATCAATGACTATGACGGTTACTCTCGGCACCAGGCTCTCGGCGAGGTCTTCCACTCGTTTGACGTAAACGTTAACATGCAAGAGGATACGGTTGTGATTTACGAGAAAGATATCCGAAGAGATATCTTCACTTTTAGG GAGGAAAATCAAGTACGCAAGGGGGAGGTGTTGTTATCCTTGTGCTACTTACCCACTTCTGGAAGGTTAACCTTTGTAGTACTGAAAGCGAGGCTATCGAGTAAAGAATTTGGAGATCAGTTACCAA ATCCATTGGTCAAGGTCTCCCTTATGGTGTCCGGCCGTCAAATCAAGAAAACCAAAACCTCGGTAATGCACGGGACATTACGACCCGTCTACAACGAAGCGTTCGTCTTCGACATTCCAGTAGAGCGACTTAGCGACGTCAGTCTGCTAGTGCGCATGCTCCACAGTGATGAGAACCGCTGTCAAACGATCGCTAAAACCGTCGTGGGCCCGGATTCACAGACGAGCATTGGTTTGCATCATTGGAATtgtatgatgacgtcaccaaggAAACCAATCGCGCAATGGCACCCGCTATTGAATAGTTga
- the LOC5522320 gene encoding synaptotagmin-10 isoform X1: MDTKSYQNLTLEGFQNPHYDTAESTSSGSDVKLKVAIGFGVVCAAVLIAVLIVLVYKIIVLRAMTRKSQRPPERKIFHRGPSLKESDFSRAPQQRRHRPLMKTDSSASDITIGAWRAANLSPSSDSSDCNGNPFEQSLGCGKLEFSIMYDTTCECLRVQVLKANNLSVPEATTYVEVFLLPDKIEKYQTKVKYKNSNPVFNETFEFDVAFSELSERTLQFCINDYDGYSRHQALGEVFHSFDVNVNMQEDTVVIYEKDIRRDIFTFREENQVRKGEVLLSLCYLPTSGRLTFVVLKARLSSKEFGDQLPNPLVKVSLMVSGRQIKKTKTSVMHGTLRPVYNEAFVFDIPVERLSDVSLLVRMLHSDENRCQTIAKTVVGPDSQTSIGLHHWNCMMTSPRKPIAQWHPLLNS, encoded by the exons ATGTGAAACTCAAGGTAGCTATTGGTTTTGGCGTGGTATGCGCTGCCGTCCTAATTGCTGTGTTGATAGTCCTTGTGTACAAGATCATCGTCTTGAGAGCCATGACTCGTAAGAGTCAGCGGCCTCCCGAAAGGAAGATATTCCACCGCGGGCCTTCCTTGAAGGAGAGCGACTTTTCCCGCGCCCCGCAGCAACGACGACATCGACCACTCATGAAAACAGACAG CTCTGCTTCTGATATCACGATCGGGGCATGGCGTGCTGCGAATCTCAGCCCTTCCAGTGATTCTAGTGACTGTAATGGCAACCCATTTGAGCAAAGTCTGGGCTGCGGTAAGCTGGAGTTTTCGATAATGTACGACACGACATGCGAATGTCTTCGAGTGCAAGTTCTCAAGGCAAATAATCTGAGTGTGCCTGAGGCGACAACATACGTGGAGGTGTTTCTACTGCCTGACAAG ATTGAGAAATACCAGACCAAAGTGAAATACAAGAATTCCAACCCTGTCTTCAATGAGACGTTTGAGTTCGATGTGGCCTTCTCAGAGCTCTCGGAGCGAACCTTACAGTTTTGTATCAATGACTATGACGGTTACTCTCGGCACCAGGCTCTCGGCGAGGTCTTCCACTCGTTTGACGTAAACGTTAACATGCAAGAGGATACGGTTGTGATTTACGAGAAAGATATCCGAAGAGATATCTTCACTTTTAGG GAGGAAAATCAAGTACGCAAGGGGGAGGTGTTGTTATCCTTGTGCTACTTACCCACTTCTGGAAGGTTAACCTTTGTAGTACTGAAAGCGAGGCTATCGAGTAAAGAATTTGGAGATCAGTTACCAA ATCCATTGGTCAAGGTCTCCCTTATGGTGTCCGGCCGTCAAATCAAGAAAACCAAAACCTCGGTAATGCACGGGACATTACGACCCGTCTACAACGAAGCGTTCGTCTTCGACATTCCAGTAGAGCGACTTAGCGACGTCAGTCTGCTAGTGCGCATGCTCCACAGTGATGAGAACCGCTGTCAAACGATCGCTAAAACCGTCGTGGGCCCGGATTCACAGACGAGCATTGGTTTGCATCATTGGAATtgtatgatgacgtcaccaaggAAACCAATCGCGCAATGGCACCCGCTATTGAATAGTTga
- the LOC5522320 gene encoding synaptotagmin-7 isoform X3, giving the protein MDTKSYQNLTLEGFQNPHYDTAESTSSGSDVKLKVAIGFGVVCAAVLIAVLIVLVYKIIVLRAMTRKSQRPPERKIFHRGPSLKESDFSRAPQQRRHRPLMKTDSSASDITIGAWRAANLSPSSDSSDCNGNPFEQSLGCGKLEFSIMYDTTCECLRVQVLKANNLSVPEATTYVEVFLLPDKIEKYQTKVKYKNSNPVFNETFEFDVAFSELSERTLQFCINDYDGYSRHQALGEVFHSFDVNVNMQEDTVVIYEKDIRRDIFTFREENQVRKGEVLLSLCYLPTSGRLTFVVLKARLSSKEFGDQLPSSLSYPNACR; this is encoded by the exons ATGTGAAACTCAAGGTAGCTATTGGTTTTGGCGTGGTATGCGCTGCCGTCCTAATTGCTGTGTTGATAGTCCTTGTGTACAAGATCATCGTCTTGAGAGCCATGACTCGTAAGAGTCAGCGGCCTCCCGAAAGGAAGATATTCCACCGCGGGCCTTCCTTGAAGGAGAGCGACTTTTCCCGCGCCCCGCAGCAACGACGACATCGACCACTCATGAAAACAGACAG CTCTGCTTCTGATATCACGATCGGGGCATGGCGTGCTGCGAATCTCAGCCCTTCCAGTGATTCTAGTGACTGTAATGGCAACCCATTTGAGCAAAGTCTGGGCTGCGGTAAGCTGGAGTTTTCGATAATGTACGACACGACATGCGAATGTCTTCGAGTGCAAGTTCTCAAGGCAAATAATCTGAGTGTGCCTGAGGCGACAACATACGTGGAGGTGTTTCTACTGCCTGACAAG ATTGAGAAATACCAGACCAAAGTGAAATACAAGAATTCCAACCCTGTCTTCAATGAGACGTTTGAGTTCGATGTGGCCTTCTCAGAGCTCTCGGAGCGAACCTTACAGTTTTGTATCAATGACTATGACGGTTACTCTCGGCACCAGGCTCTCGGCGAGGTCTTCCACTCGTTTGACGTAAACGTTAACATGCAAGAGGATACGGTTGTGATTTACGAGAAAGATATCCGAAGAGATATCTTCACTTTTAGG GAGGAAAATCAAGTACGCAAGGGGGAGGTGTTGTTATCCTTGTGCTACTTACCCACTTCTGGAAGGTTAACCTTTGTAGTACTGAAAGCGAGGCTATCGAGTAAAGAATTTGGAGATCAGTTACCAA GCAGCCTGAGTTACCCTAACGCTTGTCGATAA
- the LOC116604781 gene encoding sorting nexin-16, protein MADDNTNSEDSNNEHFESLSEQEIQAPIVGYEVVESRKRFTVFQIAVNFADGRSWFVFRRYSEFARMDENLRKMFTESFPDCSLPPKRFLGDNFENCFIEMRKNALQEYLNCILSRDDISGSQPVVEFLCLDEPPGPYDSLEESRAFIDNLEESLSELRARQSDLRGELKLAKAQLRQAQGQRRALLVALRSERVLNGKPSHDGDDVALISEYSGLPEVKSLIDSSKFGKDEEFRGRTWRYRLSGNGSQWDLSVQSTDGYHHRSTSRPNSLCGSMRASSTPDVVKAVNISQRRRGKHLPSDEKGKVSILDKFMRQSTDALHQIRQSVRQKLGNWESEGNT, encoded by the coding sequence ATGGCAGACGATAATACGAATTCGGAAGATTCGAACAACGAGCATTTTGAATCTCTATCAGAGCAAGAAATTCAAGCGCCTATTGTTGGATATGAAGTTGTCGAATCCAGAAAACGTTTCACCGTTTTCCAAATTGCAGTTAATTTTGCCGATGGAAGAAGCTGGTTTGTGTTTCGACGGTATTCAGAATTTGCTAGAATGGACGAAAACCTACGGAAAATGTTCACAGAAAGTTTTCCGGATTGCTCTCTGCCACCGAAGAGGTTTCTAGGGGACAACTTCGAGAATTGTTTTATCGAAATGCGTAAGAATGCTTTACAGGAATATTTAAATTGTATTCTGTCGAGGGACGACATTTCTGGGAGTCAACCAGTCGTGGAATTCTTATGTTTAGATGAACCACCGGGCCCTTATGATAGCTTGGAGGAAAGCAGGGCttttattgataatttagaagaATCACTAAGCGAACTAAGGGCAAGGCAGAGTGACCTTCGCGGAGAACTCAAATTGGCAAAGGCACAACTCCGCCAAGCACAAGGCCAGAGACGAGCACTTCTAGTCGCGCTCCGCTCAGAGCGAGTTCTTAACGGGAAGCCTTCACACGACGGGGACGATGTCGCGTTAATTTCCGAATACTCCGGGCTCCCAGAAGTCAAAAGCCTCATAGACTCGAGCAAATTCGGAAAAGATGAGGAATTCAGAGGTAGAACGTGGAGATATAGACTCTCTGGAAACGGCAGCCAATGGGATCTCTCGGTCCAGTCCACGGATGGGTATCACCACAGGTCTACCAGTCGACCAAATAGTTTGTGTGGATCCATGCGAGCAAGTTCTACTCCTGATGTCGTTAAAGCTGTTAATATTTCACAAAGGCGTCGAGGTAAACATTTACCGTCTGATGAGAAGGGAAAAGTGTCTATTTTGGACAAGTTTATGAGGCAAAGCACCGATGCATTACATCAAATACGCCAAAGCGTGAGGCAGAAACTCGGGAACTGGGAAAGTGAAGGAAATACATGA